In Desulfurellaceae bacterium, the sequence ACAAGCAGGAGCATGGGGTCAGTTCGGACATCTTTGATCCGGCGTTTGTCTCTCTCAGTGTTGCGGCAACAGCCCCGACCGCAGCCCTGCCGCCCTATAAAAGTGTCGCCGCAGGAAATGTTGTGGCGATGAAGAACTCACGCCCGGTATACTTTTCCGGCGAATGGATCGCCTGTCCGATTTACAACGGCCAGATTCTCCCGCCCGGCACGGAGATTCAGGGACCGGCGATTCTGGAATATCTGGATTCGGTGGCCGTACTCCCGCCCGGCACGCAGGCAACCATTGATACGCACGGCAACCTTATTATACACGGAGAACGGTAATCGGGCGGCAGCAGTTTTACCCGTGCAGGAGGATGGTCATGCAATCCAGTGCATTCGAAAAGGCAGGCGACAGCATTAAAAACCGGGTCGGACTCGATCACATCACCTTTGAAGTCTTGCGGAATCTGTTTGAATATACCTGTGATCGGATGACGGCGGTGCTCCAACGCGCCTCGTTCTCGCCTATTCTGTCCGATATGGTTGATTTCTCCAACGCCATTTATGACCCGGAGATGCGGCTGCTGAGTCAGGCCGCCAACGTTCCCGTTCACCTGGCGGCCATGAAGTTTTCGGCCCATGCCGTACGGGACGAGTTCGGCATTGAAAATATGCAGGACGGCGACATCTATGTGGTAAACGACCCCTACCGAGGTGGCACCCATATTAACGACATCTCCTGGATCAAGCCTGTTTTTTACAAAGGCACACAACTGTTGGGCTTTGCGGTCAGCCGGGGCCACTGGATGGACTTTGGTGGTGGGGCACCGGGCGGCCAGGCGTGGGGAACGCATATTGCGGAAGAAGGACTCCGCCTCCCGCCCATCAAAGCCTTTGAACACAATGAGGTCAAACCGGAAATCCTCAAGATTCTCCTGGCCAATACGCGGACCCCGCATTTTATCCAGGGTGACCTCCAGGCCCATGTCGGCTGTCTCAAAGCCGCCGAAGAGGAAATGCAATCCGCAGCCGAGCGCTATGGTCTGGAGACCGTCAAGGCCGCCATGGCCGAGCTGATCGCCTATACCGAGCGGATTGTTCGCAAGAGAATTGAGAGCATCCCGGACGGGGTGTATACCGGCGAAGATTATGCGGATACCGACGGCCAGACTGATGAGCCCGTCAAAGTCAACGTGACCCTGACGGTCAAAGGCTCAGATATTACCGTAGACCTGACCGGCTCCGCCCCCCAATGTCTCGGCGCTATCAACTCGCCCAAGGCCAATACCCATTCCGCAGTCTTTTATTCGCTTCAGTTTTTCCTGGAACCCAGTGCGCCGCAAAACGAAGGGATGTTCAACCCGATCAGCGTCGTCCTGCCTGACGACTGCTGGCTGAACCCCAAATGGCCGGCCCCCACCATCGGGTGTACGGTTCTGGCCGCCCCAAAAGTCGCCAGCGCAGTGTGGCAGGCTATTGCCAACGCCCTGCCTGACCGCGCAGTCGGTTCCGCGTGTGGCGACTGCAATTGGTTTGTGTGTGGCGTGCGGGATCCGGCTGGAAAAACCGACGTGTTCTCAGACCTGCCGGCCGGCGGCTGGGGCGGGACCCCGTTTAATGATGGCATGAATGTCACCATGGACCCGCTGGGCAACTGCATGAATATGGAAGCAGAGACCGCGGAGCTGATGTTCCCGGTCGCGTATGAGGCATTCGATATTCGGCAGGACTCAGCCGGGGATGGCCACCATCGGGGCGGATTCGGGTCTCATCTCAAAATCCGTTTTTTATGCGAAGGCGCGATGAGTGTTGAAACAGCCCGCACGCGTGAGGGCACCCCAGGGGTGAACGGTGGGCAGCGGAGTGTGCCACAACGTTTATGGCACCTCTCTGCGGACGGCACGCAAAAAATTGTCGGTGGTCTGACCGAAGACGGTCGGTGGCTCAACCCGCTGCTGCGCGGCCACAAGCTCTCCTATGGTGATACGTTCTGGTTTGAAACCACCGGCGGCGGTGGCTGGGGCAATCCNNNNNNNNNNNNNNNNNNNNNNNNNNNNNNNNNNNNNNNNNNNNNNNNNNNNNNNNNNNNNNNNNNNNNNNNNNNNNNNNNNNNNNNNNNNNNNNNNNNNNNNNGCGACCCTCCGGGCAGCCATGCGCGCGGGCCACGCATAGCCACGCCCGGCAAGTGAAAGCGAGGAAAAGCTGGTAGAGAAAAGCATGGCACAGGAACATCCAAACTGGATTACCGAACGGGCCAAATGCGATATGAGGCTCCTGTTTACAGACCTGTGCAGACTCATCAGAGAGGATGTACAGAGAATAGACAAAGAGTCTCAAAATCGGGGCTGGGGGAAAAACTACCGAATACCGGTAGACGAAAACACCTCAGTCATCACCGTGGACTGCTCGCATGCGAGCGGCACGGAAGAATGCCGATTCGAGCTAAGGGGGAACGTGATCCACGTTCTCTCTCATCCGGGGCGGGAGTACGCCATCAGAACACAGTGGGATGTGGAGAACATACGGTGTCAAATCGCGGTGACACCACCAACGGGCGATGCGGTTATTTTCTCACACGATCAACTGTGGAAAGTGGCGCACTACATCCTAGAACCATACTTCTTTCCTGCCAGCTAGAGCATTTTCACGCTATCTTGAGTCATGGCCGGCTGGGCGCCGTCATCAGGGGCTGCTTCGGACGGGCAACCTGGGAGTGCGACGCATCGGAAATCGCTGAAAATGCTCTAACCTCCACACCTATCTCCAGAAGTCCGGAGTAGCCAACTCGTGAGGGACGGTCAATTCTCCAGCGGGTGTAGGAAGTCTCAAGAAGCGAATGCCGGCAGTCGAAAGGCACCGGGAAACGTTGGAATGTATGCAAGTCTTTTTCTTGTCGCGCAAGGAAAAGACCGGGGACGAAAACGTCAGCTCGTCATGGCTCTGTACACGCCATAGCCGGCCACGGCAACGGTTGCTCCAACAACCGCCCCAACCGGCCCAGCAGCAGAACCAAAACCAGCGCCCTTCGCAGCAAGGACGCCGACAGCTGTCAAACCTTTCGCTGCCGCAATCCCGTACCCAACAGCCGCTCCGGCTTGTGCTACGGTCGTCACTTTGTTCAACTCTCTTCCTCGTTTAGTAGTGGGCGGAAAGGGGAAGACGAGTGGAGCGACCAAGTGGCGACCAGGCATCGGAAGGTCGTTACCCAAACGGCCTAGTTCTTTGAGTGTCATGTAACATACTCCTTTCTGATTCCCTGCGTGATTTCCCTGGAGAGGATTGGCAGGGGACAGGAAGATAAGCATGACACCGAGGAAAAGCAAGAGCAGTCGTTGTAAGGACGAGAAAGTATACGCCCCAGACATAACCGGTCGGATACGGGCGGAAAGCTCTCCGCCTTTTGACGGAGAGTAAAAGATTAACGTCGTTTCCCTGTCTCAAAAGAACCGGGAAGCCGGTAATTCATGGCATCTT encodes:
- a CDS encoding hydantoinase B/oxoprolinase family protein, with product MQSSAFEKAGDSIKNRVGLDHITFEVLRNLFEYTCDRMTAVLQRASFSPILSDMVDFSNAIYDPEMRLLSQAANVPVHLAAMKFSAHAVRDEFGIENMQDGDIYVVNDPYRGGTHINDISWIKPVFYKGTQLLGFAVSRGHWMDFGGGAPGGQAWGTHIAEEGLRLPPIKAFEHNEVKPEILKILLANTRTPHFIQGDLQAHVGCLKAAEEEMQSAAERYGLETVKAAMAELIAYTERIVRKRIESIPDGVYTGEDYADTDGQTDEPVKVNVTLTVKGSDITVDLTGSAPQCLGAINSPKANTHSAVFYSLQFFLEPSAPQNEGMFNPISVVLPDDCWLNPKWPAPTIGCTVLAAPKVASAVWQAIANALPDRAVGSACGDCNWFVCGVRDPAGKTDVFSDLPAGGWGGTPFNDGMNVTMDPLGNCMNMEAETAELMFPVAYEAFDIRQDSAGDGHHRGGFGSHLKIRFLCEGAMSVETARTREGTPGVNGGQRSVPQRLWHLSADGTQKIVGGLTEDGRWLNPLLRGHKLSYGDTFWFETTGGGGWGNP